AGTCGCGCAGCCGGCTCGACCGCCACGACTTCCACCTTCTTCCCCTGTCCGGGCGCGACTGGTTTGGTCGCACTGTTCCAAACAACCAGCGCCACGCTGGCGGCCGCGGCCAGGCACGCCCCAGCAAACACCAACTGGCGGCGCACGCGCGGCCGCCGTGGCTCCAGCTGCGCCACCACGCGGTCGGCCAGATCGATCTTCGACGCCTCGGCCGGCAGCGCGTGCAACACATCGAGCCCCACGCCGAGCGCCATCGCCAGCTCGCGACAGCGCGGGCACGCTTGCCGATGCTCTTCGAGCGCGGCTTCC
The DNA window shown above is from Planctomycetota bacterium and carries:
- a CDS encoding zf-HC2 domain-containing protein translates to MRCEEFESLWNERLDNRGPLDFDQEAALEEHRQACPRCRELAMALGVGLDVLHALPAEASKIDLADRVVAQLEPRRPRVRRQLVFAGACLAAAASVALVVWNSATKPVAPGQGKKVEVVAVEPAARLTRPSAGPAADGPTGLAAVWNLMPEFSSHAAAASDMNAATTTAELEDEVINSLSPVTNSATSALGTLRRLLPSATEEPSS